A region from the Malus domestica chromosome 07, GDT2T_hap1 genome encodes:
- the LOC103438978 gene encoding chaperone protein dnaJ A6-like: protein MFGGFGHAARKSDNTKYYGVLGVPKSASADELKKAYKKAAIKNHPDKGGDPEKFKELGQAYEVLSNPEKREIYDEYGEDGLKEGAGGGSTSHNPFDLFETFLNPRYRSHVRRQKQGEDVVHTLKVSLEDLYNGTTKKLSLSLNILCTKCKGKGSKSGNSGRCYGCQGTGMKITTRSIGLGMIQQMQHICPECQGSGEVISERDKCPPCKGKKITQEKKVMDVHVEKGMEHGEKILFEGQADEAPDTITGDIVFVLQLKDHAKFKRKFDDLYVEHTLNLTEALCGFQFALTHLDGRQLLVKSNPGEVIKPGQSKAINDEGMPHHQRPFIKGKLYIHFNVEFPDSGILSPHQSQMLQTVLDPRHSKKLTDMELDKCEETTLHDVNIEDEMRRKPRQQYREAYDEDDEDDEESMPRVQCAQQ from the exons ATGTTTGGCGGCTTTGGCCATGCTGCAAGGAAGAGTGATAACACCAAATATTATGGGGTTCTTGGTGTGCCTAAAAGTGCAAGTGCAGACGAGCTCAAGAAGGCATATAAGAAAGCTGCTATCAAGAATCATCCAGACAAAGGTGGAGATCCTGAGAAG TTCAAGGAATTAGGTCAAGCTTATGAAGTTCTCAGTAATCCAGAAAAGAGAGAAATCTATGACGAATACGGTGAAGATGGTCTTAAGGAGGGAGCGGGAGGTGGTAGTACCTCACATAATCCATTTGATTTATTTGAAACGTTTCTCAATCCCC GCTATCGTTCACATGTAAGAAGGCAGAAGCAAGGTGAAGATGTGGTGCATACCTTAAAGGTTTCTTTGGAGGACTTGTATAATGGCACGACAaaaaaactctctctttctctgaatATTTTGTGTACAAAATGTAAAGG GAAAGGCTCGAAGAGCGGAAACTCAGGGAGATGTTATGGATGCCAAGGTACTGGAATGAAGATTACAACACGGTCGATTGGATTGGGCATGATTCAACAGATGCAACATATCTGCCCTGAATGTCAAGGCTCCG GTGAAGTCATCAGTGAAAGAGATAAATGCCCACCATGCAAAGGTAAGAAGATTACTCAAGAAAAGAAGGTGATGGATGTGCACGTGGAGAAAGGGATGGAGCACGGTGAGAAAATTTTGTTCGAGGGACAGGCTGATGAAGCT CCTGATACAATTACTGGAGACATTGTTTTTGTATTGCAACTCAAGGACCACGCCAAGTTCAAGCGAAAGTTTGATGATCTTTACGTAGAGCACACTCTCAATTTAACTGAGGCTCTTTGTGGGTTCCAGTTTGCATTGACCCATCTTGATGGCAGGCAGCTACTTGTCAAATCAAATCCCGGAGAAGTCATCAAGCCTG GTCAATCGAAAGCAATCAATGATGAGGGCATGCCTCATCACCAGAGGCCATTCATAAAGGGCAAGCTTTACATCCACTTCAATGTAGAGTTTCCAGACTCTGGGATTCTTTCTCCTCATCAATCCCAAATGTTGCAGACAGTACTAGACCCCAGGCATAGCAAGAAGTTGACTGACATGGAGCTGGATAAGTGTGAGGAAACCACCTTGCATGATGTCAACATTGAGGATGAGATGAGGCGTAAACCAAGACAGCAGTATCGGGAGGCgtatgatgaagatgatgaagatgatgaagagtCAATGCCACGGGTGCAGTGTGCTCAGCAGTAA